In one window of Poriferisphaera corsica DNA:
- the glnA gene encoding type I glutamate--ammonia ligase, whose product MTPIQVLHLIKTKKIEYVDCRFMDFPGLWQHVMYPAKDLVQESFVEGFGFDGSAVRGWEAINEEDKIIVPVSDTAQIDPFMKAKTLAMICDVKDPVTKKRFSRDPRSVARKAEAYLRDSEVADEARFGPELEFFVFDRVRFDQGINYGIYEVDSVEGIWNRGKDDDGNKGYQVRQREGYFPCAPIDTLIDMRCEMVSMLSEAGIKVMEHHHEVATGGQAEIDLGAMGLTDMADAIMFAKHYIKNIAAKHGKTATFMPKPLFGDNGSGMHTHLSLWKGGENLMNGHHYGGLSKLGVWAIGGILKHTNSLCAFTNPTTNSYKRLVPGFEAPVNVTYSSRNRTATIRIPQYSNDPLRKRLEFRCPDSSCNPYLAFAATTMAMIDGIKNQIEPGEPMDKPMETLLPEEQMLIDQVPRDLSDALTALEEDHAYLLQGNVFTEDVIRYWIKYKREMEIGALSTRPHPYEFCMYFDN is encoded by the coding sequence ATGACGCCGATACAGGTATTGCATCTGATTAAGACGAAAAAGATTGAGTATGTTGATTGCCGATTTATGGACTTTCCGGGGTTGTGGCAGCATGTGATGTATCCGGCGAAGGATCTGGTGCAGGAATCGTTTGTAGAGGGGTTTGGATTTGATGGGTCGGCGGTACGGGGTTGGGAAGCAATTAATGAGGAAGACAAGATTATCGTGCCGGTGAGTGATACGGCGCAGATCGATCCGTTTATGAAAGCGAAGACGCTGGCGATGATCTGTGATGTAAAAGATCCGGTGACGAAGAAGCGGTTTTCGAGGGATCCGCGATCGGTTGCGCGGAAGGCGGAGGCGTATCTGCGTGATAGTGAGGTGGCGGATGAAGCGCGGTTCGGGCCGGAGCTTGAGTTCTTTGTATTTGATCGAGTGCGGTTCGACCAGGGGATTAACTATGGGATCTATGAGGTGGATAGTGTGGAGGGGATTTGGAATCGGGGGAAAGATGATGACGGGAATAAGGGGTATCAGGTGCGACAGCGTGAAGGATATTTCCCGTGTGCGCCGATTGATACGCTGATAGATATGCGGTGTGAGATGGTGAGTATGCTGAGTGAAGCGGGGATTAAGGTGATGGAGCATCATCATGAGGTGGCAACGGGTGGTCAGGCGGAGATTGATCTTGGGGCGATGGGGTTGACGGACATGGCGGATGCGATCATGTTTGCGAAGCATTACATCAAGAATATAGCGGCAAAGCATGGAAAGACGGCAACGTTTATGCCGAAGCCACTCTTTGGTGATAACGGATCGGGGATGCACACACATTTGTCGTTATGGAAGGGCGGGGAGAATCTGATGAACGGGCATCATTATGGCGGGTTATCGAAGCTCGGGGTGTGGGCGATTGGTGGGATTTTAAAACATACGAATTCGTTGTGCGCGTTTACGAATCCGACAACGAATTCGTATAAGCGTTTGGTGCCGGGGTTTGAGGCGCCGGTGAATGTGACGTATTCGTCTCGTAACCGAACGGCTACGATCCGTATCCCACAGTATTCGAATGATCCTCTGAGAAAGCGGTTAGAGTTCCGTTGCCCAGACTCGTCATGTAATCCGTATTTGGCGTTTGCAGCGACAACAATGGCGATGATTGATGGGATTAAGAATCAGATTGAGCCTGGTGAGCCGATGGACAAACCGATGGAGACGTTGTTGCCGGAGGAACAGATGTTGATTGATCAGGTGCCGCGAGATCTATCCGATGCATTGACCGCATTAGAGGAGGATCATGCGTACTTGCTTCAGGGGAATGTGTTTACCGAGGATGTGATTCGGTATTGGATTAAATACAAGCGGGAGATGGAGATTGGTGCGCTAAGTACACGGCCACACCCGTATGAATTTTGTATGTATTTTGATAACTAA
- a CDS encoding glycoside hydrolase family 16 protein has protein sequence MQLRLFAIFSTLILLVSTATAADQTWQLDWSDEFDYQGLPNPRNWNYEEGFVRNHETQYYTQARKKNARVEDGKLIIQVHQEEHRNPKYSPNAKPSDWRRSRKLITHTSASLTTRGKHEIHYGRIEVRAKLPTGNGMWPAIWTKGISQYKDKQPWPKCGEIDILEYAGKEPGIAHTTIHYFDKKNKQHKSGPKFSLNAENLEHGFHTYALEWSPQSMQFFFDGKPYHTIKLDDIETGQDNPFRKPHFLLINLAIGGNWGGPVDNSNLPQQFIIDYVRVYQRKPSPLK, from the coding sequence ATGCAACTTCGCCTGTTCGCAATTTTCAGCACACTGATCTTATTGGTCTCAACTGCCACCGCCGCCGATCAAACTTGGCAACTCGATTGGTCTGATGAGTTCGATTACCAAGGCCTACCCAACCCCAGAAACTGGAATTATGAAGAAGGCTTCGTCCGAAACCACGAGACCCAATACTACACACAAGCACGCAAAAAAAATGCACGCGTCGAAGACGGCAAGCTCATCATCCAAGTACACCAAGAAGAACACAGAAACCCCAAATATTCACCCAACGCCAAACCCAGCGATTGGCGACGCTCACGCAAATTAATCACGCACACTTCGGCAAGTCTCACCACGCGTGGCAAACATGAAATTCACTACGGACGCATCGAAGTACGCGCCAAACTTCCAACTGGAAATGGAATGTGGCCCGCCATCTGGACTAAAGGCATCTCCCAATACAAAGACAAACAGCCCTGGCCCAAATGTGGCGAAATCGACATCCTCGAATACGCCGGTAAAGAACCAGGTATCGCCCACACAACCATCCACTACTTCGACAAAAAAAACAAACAACACAAATCAGGCCCGAAGTTCTCACTCAATGCCGAAAACCTTGAACACGGTTTTCATACCTACGCACTCGAATGGTCCCCTCAATCCATGCAATTCTTCTTCGATGGCAAACCCTATCACACCATCAAACTCGATGACATTGAAACAGGCCAAGACAACCCATTCCGCAAGCCGCACTTCTTACTCATCAATCTCGCCATCGGTGGCAACTGGGGTGGCCCCGTCGACAACAGCAACCTGCCTCAACAATTTATTATCGATTATGTTCGCGTCTATCAACGCAAGCCAAGCCCACTAAAATAA
- a CDS encoding phosphomannomutase/phosphoglucomutase — MIGNIFKAYDVRATYPEPLNEEAAWCVGYGTGEYLKKNNGGETGLVLVSRDMRPHSPGLCKAMSEGIRATGMDVVDLGMCDTSFMYFAVPYLKAVGGVQTTASHNPINYNGFKISKDGARPVGADTGLKEIEAIAKAFEGEKPEPTGSFEVKDLWAEYRKHIQKFLVPLTKPMKVFVDGSNGMAGKLVPEAFFDVENLEISDVYFEMGNGFVHEPNPLVAENMIPTQEGVKKIGAVAGACFDGDADRCMVVDETGEVVGCDHMTAMLAEYYFAKDNPGTTIVYDLRSSKVVEETIARLGMKAKKSKVGHVNMKAALRETEGAFGGELSGHFYFRDNNYADSGAITFACVLSVLEQTGKKLSELVEPYRKYPQSGEINFEVEDKVGVMNLLKDKYASVATVEELDGVSIDAFDGEGWWFNVRASNTEPLLRLNAEAKDKVTLDKLLKELEPHLGTPAEGH, encoded by the coding sequence ATGATTGGGAATATTTTCAAGGCGTATGACGTGAGAGCGACGTATCCGGAGCCTTTGAACGAGGAGGCTGCGTGGTGTGTCGGGTATGGGACGGGTGAGTACCTGAAGAAGAATAATGGTGGTGAGACGGGTTTGGTGTTGGTGAGCCGTGATATGCGGCCGCACTCGCCGGGGCTGTGCAAGGCGATGAGTGAGGGGATCAGAGCGACGGGAATGGATGTGGTGGATCTTGGGATGTGTGATACATCGTTCATGTATTTTGCTGTGCCTTACTTGAAGGCGGTGGGCGGAGTGCAGACGACGGCGAGCCACAATCCGATCAACTACAACGGGTTTAAGATCTCGAAGGACGGGGCGAGGCCTGTGGGTGCGGATACGGGTTTGAAGGAAATTGAAGCGATCGCGAAGGCGTTTGAAGGTGAGAAGCCTGAACCGACGGGGTCGTTTGAAGTGAAGGATCTTTGGGCGGAGTACCGGAAGCACATTCAGAAATTCTTGGTGCCGTTGACGAAGCCGATGAAGGTGTTTGTGGACGGGTCGAATGGTATGGCTGGGAAGCTGGTGCCTGAAGCGTTCTTTGATGTTGAGAATCTCGAGATCAGCGATGTTTACTTTGAGATGGGCAATGGCTTTGTGCATGAGCCGAACCCGCTTGTGGCGGAGAACATGATTCCGACGCAGGAAGGTGTGAAGAAGATTGGTGCTGTGGCGGGTGCATGCTTCGATGGCGATGCGGACCGCTGCATGGTGGTGGATGAGACGGGTGAGGTTGTGGGTTGCGATCACATGACCGCGATGCTGGCTGAGTATTACTTTGCGAAAGACAATCCGGGGACGACGATTGTTTATGACTTGCGAAGCTCGAAGGTTGTGGAAGAAACAATTGCACGTCTTGGAATGAAGGCAAAGAAAAGCAAGGTGGGACATGTGAATATGAAGGCGGCGCTGCGTGAGACAGAAGGCGCGTTTGGCGGCGAGCTGTCGGGCCACTTCTACTTCCGTGATAATAACTATGCAGACTCGGGTGCGATTACGTTTGCATGCGTGTTGAGTGTGCTTGAGCAGACGGGTAAGAAGCTGAGCGAATTGGTTGAGCCATACCGCAAGTATCCACAATCAGGTGAGATCAACTTTGAGGTTGAAGATAAAGTTGGTGTGATGAACTTGCTGAAGGATAAGTATGCTTCAGTGGCGACAGTCGAAGAGCTGGACGGCGTGTCGATTGATGCGTTTGATGGTGAAGGTTGGTGGTTTAATGTGAGAGCGTCGAATACTGAGCCGCTGTTGCGTTTGAATGCTGAGGCGAAAGATAAGGTGACTTTGGACAAGTTGTTGAAGGAACTTGAGCCGCATTTGGGTACGCCTGCTGAAGGGCATTAA